Sequence from the Catenuloplanes indicus genome:
ATCATGAACACGCCGATCGGCACCGTGATGTCGCGGCTGCACCGAGGCCGGCGTAACCTCCGCAAGCTGCTGGAGCGCTACGCTGCGGACCGGGGTTTCAACCGGTCCCCCGAGTCGGCGGCAGCGCAGGAGGTGTGACGCGGTGAGTTGCGGCGAGCCACACGAGACGGACTGCGATGAAGTGCTCGGCGAGGTCTATCTGTACCTGGACCTGGAGTGCGCCGACGAGCGCCGCGAGGTGATCCGCGAGCACCTGGACGAGTGCTCGCCCTGCCTCCGCGAGTTCGGCATCGAGCAGGAGGTGAAGGCGCTGGTGTCCCGCTGCTGCGGCGACGAGACCGCGCCGGAGGAGTTGCGGACCCGCCTTCGTTCGAAGTTGAGCGAGCTGGTCGTCGAGGCCGGCACCCGGGAGTACCTGCCCGACTGAAGCAGATGAGGAAGCCGCCGTTCCCGTGCCGGGGACGGCGGCTTCTTCGTACCCAAAGCTCAGCTGTTGGGGCGCTTGCCGTGGTTGGCGCCGCTCTTCTT
This genomic interval carries:
- the rsrA gene encoding mycothiol system anti-sigma-R factor, with amino-acid sequence MSCGEPHETDCDEVLGEVYLYLDLECADERREVIREHLDECSPCLREFGIEQEVKALVSRCCGDETAPEELRTRLRSKLSELVVEAGTREYLPD
- a CDS encoding 50S ribosomal protein bL37 is translated as MAKKARKKKARKKSGANHGKRPNS